The nucleotide sequence CAGCGCACCGCCGACCTGGTCAATGCGCTCGCCGACGGCCACCCCGAGCCGGCCGACGTGGCCGACGTGCTCCGCGCGTACGGCGAGAGCGACCCCATCGACCTCTCCGCGCGCGACCTGACCGAGATGCGCGCGGCCGCCGCCGGACTGCGCGAGGTGTTCGCCGCCGGGGACACCGACACCGCGGCCTCGGCCCTCAACCGCCTCCTGCGCGAGCACACGGGCCCGCTGCGGCTGTCCTCGCACGACGGCACCACCCCCTGGCACCCCCACCTCGACAGCGCCGACGACGCCCCCTGGGCCGAGTGGTTCCTCGCCTCGTCCTGCATGGCGCTGACCGTCCTCGTCTGGGACCGTCAACGACCGCCGGGCGGCATCTGCGACTCCCCGAGCTGCGACCACGTCTACGTCACCCAGGGCAGCGGCCCGCCCCGCCGCTACTGCTCACGCCGCTGCGCCACCCGCGAGCGCGTGGCCGCCCACCGCCGCGCCCGCGCCGCACAGGACCCCGGCTAGGGCCTGTCGCCAGGCCCCTGGGTCGACCCCTCCGACTCCGACACCGACTCCGTCTCCGGCTCCGGCTCCGGAGCGCGCGGGCGTCCCAGGCGAAGGCGGATGAAGGTGTCCGGGCGCCCCTGCCGCCGCAGCCGGTGTCCGTGCACGCGCGGGTCGTCAGTGACCGTGTACCGCTTCACGTACGCGCCCAGGAACGCCTGGAGCGTGGCCACCGCCGGGATGGCGATCAGGGCGCCGACCGCGCCGAGCAGGGCGGTGCCCACGATGACCGAGCCGAAGGCGACGGCCGGGTGGATGTCGACGGTCTTGGACGTCAGCTTGGGCTGGAGCATGTAGTTCTCGAACTGCTGGTAGACCACGACGAAGATCAGCACCCACACCGCGTACCAGGGCGCCACGGTGAACGCGATCAGCATCGGCAGCGCACCCGCGAGGTAGGTGCCGATGGTCGGTATGAACTGCGAGACCAGGCCCACCCAGACACCGAGCACGGGCGCGTACGGCACCCCGAGGGCCTGGAGCAGGATGTAGTGCGCCGCGCCGGAGATGAGCGCCATGAGGCCGCGCGAGTAGATGTAGCCGCCGGTCTTGTCGACGGCGATCTCCCAGGCGCGCAGCACCTCGGTCTGCCGCGCGGGCGGCAGCACCGAGCACAGGGCGCGGCGCAGCCGGGGGCCGTCGGCGGCGAAGTAGAACGAGAACAGGCCGACGGTGAGGATCTGGAAGAGGCCGCCGAGCACCTGGGCGGACACGTCGAGGACCCCGGCCGCGCTGTTCTGGGCGTACTTGCGCAGCCAGTCGGAGTGGAGCACGCCCTCCTGGACGTCGACCCGGCGCACCTCGAGGTGGAAGGTCTGGTTGATCCAGTTGATGACCGAGTCGAGGTACTCGGGGAATCCCTCGATCATCTTGATGATCTGGCCCGCGAGCATCGACCCGAGCAGGGTGAAGAAGCCCGCGGTGACGACGGCCAAGCCGAGGAAGACCAGGAAGGTGGCAAGCCCCCGGCGCATCCCGCGCGCGGACATCCGGCTCACGGCGGGCTCGATGGCGAGGGCCAGGAAGAACGCGATCAGGATGTTGACGAGGAGCCCGATCAACTGGTGGAAGGCCCAGCTTCCCAGTTGGAACAGGGCGACCAGCACGAGCGCGAGCACCATGGCGCGCGGCAGCCAGCGCGGCATCTTGGCGCCCGCGACGGCACCGGCCGCGGGCTCGCGCGGCGGCGGGCCGGCAGCGGGGGCGGGCCCGGCCGGGGGTGCCGTCTGCGGGTCGGTCGGCTCGATGTCGTCGATGCGTGCCACGGGCCAAGTCTGGCCCACGCCACCGACAGCCCCGACCGTCTGGGGGCCTCGGTGACCGACTCGGTATGTGGCCGTCAACACACCCGTCGGCTCGTCCGTCGACCGGGGGACCGGCGATCCGCGTAATTCGTCCCCGTCTTTCGGCCGACCCCGCCCGGCACCCGACGACGACCGTGACTCAGCGCTTGTCCCCCGGCACGTCCATCACGGTGCACACCACGTGCCACACCTCCTTGGCGTCCCAGCCGGCGTCCAGTGCCTGGTGCACCGTCCGTCCGCCCAGCTCGGACATGATGTGATCGCGCGCGAACGAGTCGGCGTACCCCGAACCGAAGTGCTCCGCCATCCGCTGCCAGAAGACCGTCAACCGCATGCCTCAAGTATCCCGCCTCAGGGGGCGGGTGCGTCCGGGACCGTTCTCGGCGGCCTCCGGTGGCCCTACGGTCTGGTCCATGGCCGAATCAGGTGCTCCCTCGCTCCCCTCCGCGCCCCCGGCGCACTCCCCCCTCTTCCGTGCGGAGCGCTTCGTCTGGCTCACCGCGCGCGTGCTGGAGCAGCGGCTCTTCGCGCACCACTTCCTGAACGGCGGCGCGGACCCGGTGGAGCGGGCCCTGGACGCCTATCGCAACGAGGACGGCGGCTACGGTCACGCGCTGGAGCCCGATCTGCGCGGCCCGGTGAGCCAGCCGCTGCACACCGCTCGCGCGCTGCGGGTGCTGGCCTCGGTCGGCCGGTGCGGCGGGCAGCGGGTGGAACGGGTGTGCCGCTATCTGACCTCGGTGTCCACCGCGGACGGCGCGCTGCCGGCGGTCCATCCGAGCCAGCGCGGGTATCCGGTGGCGCCGTTCGTGCCGGTGGTGGACGACCCGCCGAGCGAGTTGCTGGCGACGGGGCCGGTGGTGGGCCTGCTGCACCGCAACGAGGTGTGGCACGCGTGGCTGTTCCGGGCCACCGACTTCTGCTGGCAGGCGGTGGACGCCCTGGAGGTGTCGCATCCGTACGAGGTGCAGGCCGCCGTGGCGTTCCTCGACTCCGCTCCCGACCGCGCCCGCGCGCAGGCGGCCGCGGACCGGCTCGGCCGCCTGGTGCGCGAGCGGCGGCTCGCGGCGCTGGAGCCGGACCGCCTGGACGCGTACCCCGTCTCCCCCGGCTACGCGCCCGGTGAGCACCACTTCGCGCACGACTTCGCCCGCACCCCCGATTCGCTGGCGCGTGCGTGGTTCACGGACGAGGAGATGGAGCGCTCGCTGGATCACCTCGCCGCCGAGCAGGAGGCGGACGGGGGCTGGCCCGTGCGGTGGCGCCGTTGGGCCGCGGCTCCGGCGCTGGAGGCGCGCGCCGGGGTGACCATCGAGGCGCTGCGCACCCTGAGGGCCTACGGCCGCTACGTCGGCTGACCCGGCGCTCAGCCGGTGAGGGCGCGCACCCCCGCCGTCACGGCCACGGCCACCGCGACGACGAGCAGGAACGGTGCGCGCAGCAGCAGGGCGACGGCCGCCGCCGCGACTCCCGCGGCCCGGGCGTCCAGGACGAGGGTGCGGCCGTCGGCGAAGGTCTGCTGGGCGGTGAGCGCGGCCAGCAGGGCGACCGGCAGCAGCGCGGCGAGCTTCTTGACGAGCGGCCGCTCCACGGCGCTCGCGGGGACGAGCAGCCCGGCGAGCTTGACGGCGTAGCAGCCGAGCGCGGTGACGCCGATGGCGAGCCAGGTGTTCAACGGTCCTCCTCCGGTGCGTCCGGGTCCTGCGGGCGGCTCTGGGCGGCGCGGGCGCGCAGACCTTGTACGAACAGGGCGAGGGGCGCCGCCAGGGCCGCCACCAGTACGGGCGCCCCGGCGGGCAGCACCGGAAGCAGGCCGAGGCCCAGGACGACCGCGAGGGCCGCGACCGCGCGTTCGGTGAACGTGGTCAGCATGGGGGCGAGCAGCGCCAGGAAGACGGCGGGCCCCGCCGCGTCCAGCCCCCAGGCGTCGGTGTCCCCGAGGGCCTGCGCGCCGAGCGCGCCGAGCAGGGTGGTGAGGTTCCACAGCACGTACAGGCTGAGCCCGGTGACGGTGAAGCCGAGCCGCGCGGAGCGCCGGTCCGGCTGGGCCACGGTGACGGCGGTGGTCTCGTCGATCACCCACTGGGCGGCGAACGGCCGCAACGCGCGCGGGAGGGCGAGCAACTGCGACAGCCGCAGCCCGTAGAACGCGTTGCGCACGCCGAGGAAGAACGCGCCCGCCGCGGCGGTGAAGGGGTTTCCGCCTGCCGCGAGCGCTCCCACCAGGGCGAACTGGGAGGCGCCGGTGAAGACCAGGAGGCTGAGTGCGCAGGTCTGGAGGAGTCCGAGTCCGCTGCCTGCCGAGGTGACGCCGAAGGCGAAGCCGGAGAGCCCTACGGCGACGCCGACCCCGAGGGCGTCCCGTACGACGGCGCTGTCCGGCTTTCCCACGTCCTCGGCGGCCCTGTCCGCGAGTGCTGTCTGTCGCTGTGCCACGCCCCGGACGCTACGGTGGCCCGCCCGGCGGGGTCTTGTACGTTGTTGCGCCCGGCAGTGTTCTCACGGTCTCGCGTTCGCGCTGGTAGGCCCCCGGAGGCACGCCGACGATCCGGGTGAAGTGGCGGTTGAGGTGGGGCTGGTCGGTGAAGCCGACCAGGGCGGCGGCATCGGCGGGCGAGGTGCCGGCGTCCAGCAGGAGCCGGGCGCGGCGCACGCGCGCGTCGGTGAGCCAGGTGTGCGGGGGCATGCCGTAGGCGTCCCGGAAGGCCCGCAGCAGGGCGAAGCGGCTGGTGCCGAGGTCGGTGGCGAGGCGCTCCAGGCTGGGCGGGGCCGCCATCCGCTCCTCCAGCACGGCACGCGCGCGTGCGGCGACACCGGAACCGGCCGAGCGGGCCCGGCGCTCGGGCAGCGGGCCGCCGTTGAGCCGCAGCAGCCGGGTCACCGCCACGCTCAGCAGGGTGTCGGCGGCCAGCGCGTTGCCCTCCTCAGCGGCGCGCAGCACCTGGTGGACGAGACGGACGGTGTACGGGTCGTCCACCATCGGGGCGGCGAAGCCGGGCGTCCCCCGGACGGTGCTGGTCTCGGCCGCTATCCGGGCCACCACCTCGGGCGACGGGTACACCGCGCCGTACCGCCAGCCCTCGGGGACGCCCGCGCGGCCGGTGTGCGGGGTGTCCGGGTTGACCAGCGCGAGGGCGCCCGCGCCCACCGACACGTCGGCACCCTGGTGGTGGAAGACCTCCACGCCGTCCACTATGGCCGCTATCACGAAGTTCTCGTGGGTGTGGCGGGCGAAGGTCTTGCGGATGTAGCGAGCGCGGAGCAGGTCGACCCCGGGCAGTTCCGCGTACCGCCAGTGCCGTGCCCGCTCCCCTGAACCCGCCATACGCCCATTGTCGGCCACGCCCGCCGGTCGCCGCACGCCGCGATCCGCCCCGTTTGCCCAGGTCAGCCCGATTGTCAGTGGGCGGGTGCAGGATGGATGCATGGTGAGATCCGCCCACCCGGCCCTCGAAGGCTTCTCCCCCGCGACCCGCGAGTGGTTCACGGGGGCGTTCCACGCGCCCACCGAAGCCCAGGCGGGCGCGTGGAAGGCCATCAACGAGGGTTCGGACGCGCTGGTGGTGGCGCCGACGGGCTCCGGCAAGACCCTGGCCGCCTTCCTCGCCGCGC is from Streptomyces seoulensis and encodes:
- a CDS encoding AraC family transcriptional regulator, whose product is MAGSGERARHWRYAELPGVDLLRARYIRKTFARHTHENFVIAAIVDGVEVFHHQGADVSVGAGALALVNPDTPHTGRAGVPEGWRYGAVYPSPEVVARIAAETSTVRGTPGFAAPMVDDPYTVRLVHQVLRAAEEGNALAADTLLSVAVTRLLRLNGGPLPERRARSAGSGVAARARAVLEERMAAPPSLERLATDLGTSRFALLRAFRDAYGMPPHTWLTDARVRRARLLLDAGTSPADAAALVGFTDQPHLNRHFTRIVGVPPGAYQRERETVRTLPGATTYKTPPGGPP
- a CDS encoding AI-2E family transporter — protein: MPRWLPRAMVLALVLVALFQLGSWAFHQLIGLLVNILIAFFLALAIEPAVSRMSARGMRRGLATFLVFLGLAVVTAGFFTLLGSMLAGQIIKMIEGFPEYLDSVINWINQTFHLEVRRVDVQEGVLHSDWLRKYAQNSAAGVLDVSAQVLGGLFQILTVGLFSFYFAADGPRLRRALCSVLPPARQTEVLRAWEIAVDKTGGYIYSRGLMALISGAAHYILLQALGVPYAPVLGVWVGLVSQFIPTIGTYLAGALPMLIAFTVAPWYAVWVLIFVVVYQQFENYMLQPKLTSKTVDIHPAVAFGSVIVGTALLGAVGALIAIPAVATLQAFLGAYVKRYTVTDDPRVHGHRLRRQGRPDTFIRLRLGRPRAPEPEPETESVSESEGSTQGPGDRP
- a CDS encoding AzlD domain-containing protein: MNTWLAIGVTALGCYAVKLAGLLVPASAVERPLVKKLAALLPVALLAALTAQQTFADGRTLVLDARAAGVAAAAVALLLRAPFLLVVAVAVAVTAGVRALTG
- a CDS encoding CGNR zinc finger domain-containing protein, which codes for MSSTPADWSTRHSVLTTAQRTADLVNALADGHPEPADVADVLRAYGESDPIDLSARDLTEMRAAAAGLREVFAAGDTDTAASALNRLLREHTGPLRLSSHDGTTPWHPHLDSADDAPWAEWFLASSCMALTVLVWDRQRPPGGICDSPSCDHVYVTQGSGPPRRYCSRRCATRERVAAHRRARAAQDPG
- a CDS encoding AzlC family ABC transporter permease produces the protein MAQRQTALADRAAEDVGKPDSAVVRDALGVGVAVGLSGFAFGVTSAGSGLGLLQTCALSLLVFTGASQFALVGALAAGGNPFTAAAGAFFLGVRNAFYGLRLSQLLALPRALRPFAAQWVIDETTAVTVAQPDRRSARLGFTVTGLSLYVLWNLTTLLGALGAQALGDTDAWGLDAAGPAVFLALLAPMLTTFTERAVAALAVVLGLGLLPVLPAGAPVLVAALAAPLALFVQGLRARAAQSRPQDPDAPEEDR
- a CDS encoding DUF3046 domain-containing protein, encoding MRLTVFWQRMAEHFGSGYADSFARDHIMSELGGRTVHQALDAGWDAKEVWHVVCTVMDVPGDKR